From the Candidatus Peregrinibacteria bacterium genome, one window contains:
- the rpiB gene encoding ribose 5-phosphate isomerase B, whose translation MIFVGSDHAGYQMKTFVVDLLEESGFSVEDLGTYSEESVDYPHYGALVAKKVVETPKALGVVLCGTGIGISIAANKVSGARVALCATSTHARLARQHNDANILAIGARVTGTEVARDVVQTFFSTNFEGGRHEKRVAQFSDIEHDESISE comes from the coding sequence ATGATATTTGTTGGATCTGATCATGCGGGATATCAGATGAAAACCTTTGTTGTTGATCTTCTAGAAGAATCTGGTTTTTCCGTAGAAGATTTGGGGACATATTCGGAAGAATCGGTTGATTATCCTCATTATGGTGCGCTTGTAGCAAAAAAAGTAGTAGAAACTCCAAAAGCATTGGGAGTTGTTCTTTGTGGAACAGGAATTGGCATTTCTATTGCGGCGAATAAGGTTTCTGGCGCTCGTGTCGCGCTCTGCGCAACATCCACCCACGCTCGCCTTGCTCGTCAGCATAATGACGCCAATATCTTAGCGATTGGCGCGCGTGTTACTGGAACCGAAGTGGCGAGAGATGTCGTGCAAACTTTTTTTTCTACCAATTTTGAAGGAGGGCGTCATGAAAAGCGAGTCGCTCAATTTTCTGATATTGAACATGATGAATCCATTTCTGAGTAG